A genome region from Gigantopelta aegis isolate Gae_Host chromosome 3, Gae_host_genome, whole genome shotgun sequence includes the following:
- the LOC121368501 gene encoding glycine-rich protein 5-like, with product MINFTFVQGYGYSGMYRPIRYRRSAYAQPPVYNKYGHHGYGGGKGVVGGPGFVGGQGFVGGQGIVGGQGFGGGQGFIGGQGFGGGQGFIGGQGFGGGQGFIGGQGFGGGQGFIGGKRFKGGKRFKGGKRFKGGKRFKGGKGFKGGRGFMGGRGFGDQSRFGQMGQQFGGQFGFGQQMGRGFNRRFRD from the exons ATGATAAATTTTACCTTTGTACAAG GATATGGATATTCTGGCATGTATCGCCCCATAC GTTACAGGAGATCCGCGTATGCCCAACCACCGGTCTATAACAAATACGGTCACCATGGATATGGTGGTGGCAAAGGGGTTGTTGGTGGTCCAGGATTTGTTGGCGGTCAAGGATTTGTTGGCGGTCAAGGAATTGTTGGTGGGCAAGGGTTTGGTGGTGGGCAAGGGTTTATTGGTGGGCAAGGGTTTGGTGGTGGGCAAGGGTTTATTGGTGGGCAAGGGTTTGGTGGTGGGCAAGGGTTTATTGGTGGGCAAGGGTTTGGTGGTGGGCAAGGGTTTATTGGTGGTAAACGGTTTAAGGGTGGCAAACGGTTTAAGGGTGGCAAACGGTTTAAGGGCGGCAAACGGTTTAAGGGAGGTAAAGGGTTTAAGGGTGGCAGAGGTTTTATGGGTGGCAGAGGTTTCGGTGACCAGTCTAGATTCGGACAGATGGGACAGCAATTTGGTGGACAGTTTGGTTTCGGACAGCAGATGGGACGTGGCTTCAACCGACGGTTTCGGGACTGA